A single window of Helicobacter macacae MIT 99-5501 DNA harbors:
- a CDS encoding glycosyltransferase: protein MRVCNEAITLRACLESILPAIQRGIIAYNDCTDGSEEIILDFCAKYPTFIPAKYPHHIEIHNPQREENKLHNYYNFALSHIPKKQWLIKIDCDHIYDAKKLYKAFYLPKSRFDSVIKPRFDILIRERRVYIRKLKHGLIQDDFLFRGVDDWLIYNNGLDFVVWHPNENSKHLFFETLTCRNRRRNICTELNNYHFPFVKNSRAGFGDDWIKGAFLLDEICQSPLVGTRIDPKLLNKDKILAIYDSFDWSKANYKKP, encoded by the coding sequence ATCCGCGTTTGTAACGAAGCTATCACGCTTAGGGCTTGTTTGGAGAGCATACTTCCTGCCATTCAGCGTGGGATTATCGCTTATAATGACTGCACGGACGGCAGTGAGGAAATCATCTTAGATTTTTGTGCGAAATATCCTACTTTTATCCCCGCGAAATATCCGCATCATATTGAGATTCACAATCCACAGCGCGAAGAAAATAAGCTACATAATTACTATAATTTCGCCCTATCTCATATTCCCAAAAAGCAATGGCTTATTAAAATCGATTGCGACCATATTTATGATGCGAAGAAGCTATATAAGGCGTTTTATTTGCCAAAAAGTCGTTTTGATAGTGTGATAAAGCCACGATTTGATATACTTATTAGAGAAAGGCGAGTGTATATTAGAAAACTAAAACACGGCTTGATACAAGATGATTTTTTGTTTCGTGGTGTTGATGATTGGCTGATTTATAATAATGGCTTAGACTTTGTAGTTTGGCATCCAAATGAGAATAGTAAGCACCTATTTTTTGAGACTTTGACTTGTAGAAATCGAAGGCGAAATATATGCACAGAGCTAAACAACTATCACTTTCCGTTTGTGAAAAACTCACGCGCGGGATTTGGTGATGATTGGATTAAGGGTGCGTTTTTACTAGATGAAATCTGCCAAAGTCCGCTTGTCGGCACACGAATCGACCCAAAGTTGCTTAATAAAGACAAAATCTTAGCGATTTATGATAGCTTTGATTGGAGCAAAGCAAATTATAAAAAGCCTTAA